One window from the genome of Canis aureus isolate CA01 chromosome 18, VMU_Caureus_v.1.0, whole genome shotgun sequence encodes:
- the LOC144289143 gene encoding olfactory receptor 14I1-like, which yields MDNLTEVTEFLLMGFSDICELQILHAGLFLLIYLTAVVWNVLIMIIITFDQYLHRPMYFFLKNLSFLDLCYVSVTVPKSIHSSLTHSNSISYLGCVAQVYFFFAFASAELAFLTVMSYDRYVAVCHPLQYEAIMTSEKCHHIAAIAWLSCFIYASVHTGNIFWEPISRYRKIHQFFCDISHVLALVSHEVFFAEFVSLALSSCFVLVCFVLMIISYIQIFLTVLRIPSVESRAKAFSTCSPQLIVIMLFLTTGLFGALGPIAKTSSIQDLVIAVAYTVLPPFLNPIIYSLRNKEIKAAIWRIFEKINSLQIRNN from the coding sequence ATGGACAATCTCACAGAAGTGACAGAGTTCCTGCTCATGGGGTTTTCTGACATCTGCGAGCTACAGATACTTCATGCTGGACTCTTTCTGCTGATTTATCTGACAGCAGTGGTGTGGAACGTTCTCATCATGATTATCATTACTTTTGATCAGTATCTTCACCGGCCTATGTACTTCTTTCTGAAGAACCTCTCCTTTTTAGATTTGTGCTATGTTTCAGTCACTGTGCCTAAGTCAATCCACAGCTCCCTGACTCACAGTAACTCCATCTCTTACCTTGGCTGTGTGGCtcaagtctattttttctttgcttttgcatCTGCTGAGCTGGCCTTTCTCACTGTCATGTCCTATGATCGCTATGTTGCCGTTTGCCACCCCCTCCAATATGAAGCCATTATGACATCAGAAAAATGCCACCACATAGCAGCCATTGCCTGGCTGAGTTGCTTTATTTATGCATCTGTCCACACTGGCAACATATTTTGGGAGCCCATATCAAGATACAGAAAAATCCACCAGTTCTTCTGTGACATCTCCCACGTTTTGGCCCTGGTTTCCCATGAGGTTTTCTTTGCTGAGTTTGTGAGCCTGGCTCTGAGCTCCTGCTTTGTGCTGGTTTGCTTTGTTCTTATGATCATCTCCTATATCCAGATCTTCTTAACAGTGCTCAGAATCCCTTCAGTAGAGAGTAGGGCAAAAGCGTTTTCTACCTGCTCTCCACAGCTGATTGTTATTATGCTCTTCCTTACTACAGGGCTCTTTGGTGCCTTGGGACCAATTGCCAAGACTTCATCCATTCAAGATTTGGTGATTGCTGTGGCTTACACAGTTTTGCCTCCCTTCCTAAATCCCATCATATATAGTCTTCGAAACAAGGAGATTAAAGCAGCTATTTGGAGGATATTTGAGAAGATAAATTCTTTGCAAATTAGAAACAATTAG